Proteins from one Deinococcus sp. AB2017081 genomic window:
- a CDS encoding arginase family protein, whose amino-acid sequence MTHLPYGGIATFARAPIVHPAAEWRADVAALGVPFDIALGFRPGARFAPRALREASLRSVPPFTGLDGVTRLAGVTFADAGDVVLPSLEPELARQRITEAARLVRERCRLPVFLGGDHSVTYPILRAYADVPELHVVQLDAHLDFTDTRNDTRYSNSSPFRRACEEMENLVHITTIGLRGLRFDPEAVAAARARGHALIPMTDVAGDLTRVLERLPRGKNVYLSVDVDSFDPSVIPGTSSPEPDGLTYAQGMAILAETARHNTVVGLDVVELAPSLDPTGRSELLMARLIMETLCEAGLDGDRHA is encoded by the coding sequence ATGACCCACCTTCCCTACGGCGGCATCGCCACCTTCGCCCGCGCGCCCATCGTCCACCCGGCCGCGGAGTGGCGGGCGGACGTGGCCGCGCTCGGCGTGCCCTTCGATATCGCCCTGGGGTTCCGCCCCGGCGCGCGCTTCGCCCCCCGCGCACTCAGAGAGGCCAGCCTGCGGAGTGTGCCGCCCTTCACGGGACTGGACGGCGTGACGCGGCTGGCGGGCGTGACCTTCGCGGACGCGGGGGACGTGGTGCTGCCCAGCCTGGAGCCGGAACTGGCACGGCAGCGGATCACGGAGGCGGCCCGACTGGTGCGGGAACGCTGCCGCCTCCCGGTGTTCCTGGGCGGCGACCACAGCGTCACGTACCCGATCCTGCGGGCCTATGCGGACGTGCCGGAGCTGCACGTGGTGCAGCTGGACGCGCACCTGGACTTCACGGACACCCGCAACGACACCCGCTACAGCAACAGCAGCCCCTTCCGCCGCGCGTGCGAGGAGATGGAGAACCTCGTGCACATCACGACCATTGGCCTGCGTGGGCTGCGCTTCGATCCGGAAGCGGTCGCGGCGGCCCGCGCGCGGGGGCACGCCCTGATCCCCATGACGGACGTCGCGGGTGACCTGACGCGTGTGCTGGAGCGGCTGCCGCGCGGGAAGAACGTGTACCTCAGCGTGGACGTGGACAGCTTCGACCCCAGCGTCATTCCCGGCACGAGCAGCCCCGAACCGGACGGCCTGACCTACGCGCAGGGCATGGCGATCCTGGCGGAAACGGCGCGGCACAACACCGTCGTCGGCCTGGATGTCGTGGAACTCGCCCCGAGCCTCGACCCCACCGGACGCAGCGAACTGCTGATGGCGCGGCTGATCATGGAGACGCTGTGCGAGGCGGGCCTGGACGGTGACCGTCATGCCTGA